Proteins found in one Nostoc sp. NIES-3756 genomic segment:
- the arfB gene encoding alternative ribosome rescue aminoacyl-tRNA hydrolase ArfB has protein sequence MLQIKNKIIIPDSELEISAIRSQGAGGQNVNKVATAIHLRFDIEASSLPTFYKQQLKKLNDRRITQEGVVVIKAQEHRSQDQNREEALQRLKQLILSAVELPEIRKPTKPTRSSQKKRLDNKTKRGQIKSIRRQVID, from the coding sequence ATGCTGCAAATTAAGAATAAAATCATCATTCCTGATAGCGAACTCGAAATTAGCGCGATTCGTTCTCAGGGGGCAGGAGGTCAAAACGTTAACAAAGTTGCTACAGCTATTCACTTACGCTTTGACATTGAAGCTTCATCACTACCCACTTTTTATAAACAGCAACTTAAGAAGCTAAACGACCGACGAATTACCCAAGAGGGAGTTGTTGTCATCAAAGCTCAAGAACATCGTAGCCAAGATCAAAACCGGGAAGAAGCTTTGCAACGGCTCAAGCAACTCATCCTAAGCGCAGTCGAACTGCCCGAAATACGTAAACCTACCAAACCAACTCGCAGTTCTCAAAAAAAACGACTTGACAATAAAACTAAGCGAGGACAGATTAAGTCCATTAGAAGGCAGGTTATTGATTAA
- a CDS encoding DEAD/DEAH box helicase has product MSFSHLGLSNEIIRAVTELGYTKPTPIQMQAIPSVLSGRDLLAGAQTGTGKTASFTLPLLQKLSSDKSIKSTSNEYSPIRALILTPTRELAAQVELSVREYGKYLKLNTMAMFGGVSINPQKRLLKGRVDILVATPGRLLDHVQQGTVNLSQIEFLVLDEADRMLDMGFIRDIRRILSLLPKQRQNLLFFATFSDKIKALATGLLNHPTIIEVARRNVTADTVTQKVYKVERDRKCQLLVNLIRQNNWYQVLVFTRTKYGADRLVKQLTQERIQALAIHGNKSQSARTHALEKFKNDSLQVLVATDVAARGIDISELPHVVNYDLPNVPEDYVHRIGRTGRAGASGKAVSLVCADEYHLLADIEKLIEQRLPFEVVTAFGANSHIKPEAILDERKHKPKGSKILARSSAKPLPQKSAKSARRKVTGSKKSNVRSGTSGS; this is encoded by the coding sequence ATGTCTTTTTCTCATCTCGGCTTGTCCAATGAAATTATCCGCGCCGTCACAGAGCTAGGGTATACCAAACCCACTCCCATCCAGATGCAAGCGATTCCTTCCGTCTTGTCAGGGCGTGATTTGTTAGCTGGGGCGCAAACTGGGACTGGAAAAACTGCCAGCTTCACCCTACCACTTCTGCAAAAGTTATCGTCTGACAAGAGCATTAAAAGCACATCTAATGAATACTCACCCATCCGGGCGCTGATTCTCACACCGACTCGTGAATTAGCTGCACAAGTGGAGTTAAGTGTGCGTGAGTACGGCAAGTATTTGAAACTGAACACAATGGCGATGTTCGGTGGAGTCAGCATTAATCCGCAAAAACGGCTTTTGAAAGGTCGAGTGGATATTCTGGTCGCGACTCCAGGACGACTGTTAGATCATGTGCAGCAGGGAACGGTAAACCTCTCACAGATTGAGTTTTTGGTGCTGGATGAAGCAGACCGGATGTTGGACATGGGTTTTATTCGTGATATCCGTCGCATTCTCTCACTACTACCCAAACAGAGACAAAATCTGCTATTTTTCGCTACTTTCTCGGACAAAATCAAGGCACTAGCTACCGGACTGCTTAATCACCCGACAATCATCGAGGTAGCACGCCGCAACGTTACTGCCGACACTGTGACACAGAAAGTCTACAAAGTAGAGCGTGACAGGAAGTGCCAATTACTTGTTAATCTGATTCGACAAAATAATTGGTATCAAGTGCTAGTATTCACTCGAACAAAGTATGGTGCTGACCGTCTGGTTAAGCAATTGACCCAAGAGCGTATTCAAGCACTAGCTATCCACGGTAATAAGAGTCAGTCGGCGCGTACCCACGCTCTAGAGAAATTCAAGAACGACAGTTTACAGGTATTGGTGGCAACCGACGTTGCAGCGCGAGGTATAGACATCAGCGAACTGCCTCATGTGGTCAATTACGATCTACCCAATGTTCCAGAGGATTATGTTCATCGTATTGGTCGCACTGGTCGCGCTGGTGCGTCAGGCAAAGCTGTATCGCTGGTATGTGCCGATGAATACCATCTGTTAGCAGATATCGAAAAACTGATTGAACAGCGCTTGCCTTTTGAAGTGGTTACTGCTTTTGGAGCTAATTCCCACATCAAGCCCGAAGCAATTTTAGATGAACGCAAGCATAAACCCAAAGGTAGTAAGATTTTGGCTCGCTCTAGTGCTAAACCATTGCCACAAAAATCAGCTAAATCGGCTAGGCGAAAGGTGACAGGTAGTAAAAAGTCCAATGTTCGTTCCGGCACATCAGGCAGTTAG
- the cofG gene encoding 7,8-didemethyl-8-hydroxy-5-deazariboflavin synthase subunit CofG yields MSDTNSAGTMCLNQPLRDYTTYSPAYTIVPTYDCFNRCTYCNFRTNPGESPWMTLSVAEEIFRRLQKQKVCEILILSGEVHPHSPQRQAWFQRIYDLCKLALNLGFLPHTNAGPLSFAEMQQLKTVNVSMGLMLEQLTPKLLETVHRHAPSKLPELRLQQLEWAGELQIPFTTGLLLGIGETLDDCWETLQAIANLHQRYHHIQEVILQPHSPGHQQTFDAPVFNPHQLPETITQARQILPADITIQIPPNLVKDEQWLLACIEAGARDLGGIGPIDEVNPDYPHLQEQELREILQPAGWQLVPRLPVYPQFDSWLSQELQAAVKRSRKLLFT; encoded by the coding sequence ATGTCAGATACCAATAGTGCAGGTACGATGTGTCTCAATCAGCCGCTCCGTGATTACACTACCTACAGCCCTGCATATACAATCGTTCCCACCTACGACTGTTTCAATCGTTGCACCTACTGCAACTTTCGTACCAACCCAGGCGAAAGTCCCTGGATGACCTTATCAGTAGCAGAGGAAATCTTCAGGCGATTGCAAAAGCAAAAAGTCTGCGAAATTCTCATCCTCAGTGGCGAAGTACACCCCCACTCACCACAACGTCAGGCATGGTTCCAAAGAATTTATGATTTATGTAAGTTAGCCTTAAACCTGGGATTTCTCCCCCATACCAACGCAGGGCCTTTAAGTTTTGCAGAGATGCAGCAACTCAAAACCGTCAATGTTTCTATGGGTTTGATGCTGGAACAGTTAACACCAAAACTATTAGAAACAGTCCATCGTCATGCACCAAGTAAGTTACCAGAACTCAGGCTACAACAATTAGAATGGGCAGGAGAGTTGCAAATTCCCTTTACAACGGGGTTACTGTTGGGAATAGGCGAAACCTTAGATGATTGTTGGGAAACATTACAAGCGATCGCAAACCTGCATCAGCGTTACCATCATATTCAAGAAGTAATTTTGCAACCCCACAGCCCAGGACATCAACAAACCTTTGATGCACCAGTTTTTAATCCCCATCAATTACCAGAAACCATTACCCAAGCAAGGCAGATTTTACCCGCCGATATTACCATTCAAATTCCGCCTAATTTAGTTAAAGATGAGCAATGGTTACTAGCTTGTATAGAAGCTGGTGCAAGAGATTTAGGGGGAATTGGGCCGATAGATGAAGTCAATCCCGATTATCCCCATCTTCAAGAACAGGAGTTAAGGGAAATTTTACAGCCTGCGGGTTGGCAGTTAGTCCCACGTTTGCCTGTATATCCACAGTTTGATAGTTGGTTATCACAAGAGTTGCAAGCGGCGGTGAAACGTTCGAGGAAGCTTCTATTTACGTAG
- the psbA gene encoding photosystem II q(b) protein, whose protein sequence is MTATLQQRQSANVWEQFCNWITSTNNRLYIGWFGVLMIPTLLAATTCFIIAFIAAPPVDIDGIREPVAGSLLYGNNIISGAVVPSSNAIGLHFYPIWEAASLDEWLYNGGPYQLVVFHFLIGVFCYLGREWELSYRLGMRPWICLAFSAPVAAATAVFLIYPIGQGSFSDGMPLGISGTFNFMIVFQAEHNILMHPFHMLGVAGVFGGSLFSAMHGSLVTSSLVRETTENESQNYGYKFGQEEETYNIVAAHGYFGRLIFQYASFNNSRSLHFFLAAWPVIGIWFTALGVSTMAFNLNGFNFNQSIIDSQGRVINTWADIINRANLGMEVMHERNAHNFPLDLAAGEVAPVAQSAPAIHG, encoded by the coding sequence ATGACAGCAACCTTACAACAGCGCCAAAGCGCCAACGTATGGGAGCAGTTCTGCAACTGGATCACCAGCACCAACAACCGCTTATACATCGGTTGGTTCGGAGTATTGATGATCCCCACCTTGCTAGCTGCAACCACCTGCTTCATCATCGCCTTCATCGCTGCACCTCCTGTTGACATCGATGGCATCCGCGAACCAGTAGCTGGTTCCTTGCTCTACGGAAACAACATCATCTCAGGTGCAGTTGTTCCTTCCTCCAACGCAATCGGTTTACACTTCTACCCAATATGGGAAGCAGCATCCTTAGATGAGTGGTTGTACAACGGTGGTCCTTACCAATTGGTAGTATTCCACTTCCTCATCGGCGTATTCTGCTACCTCGGTCGTGAGTGGGAATTGTCCTACCGCTTGGGTATGCGTCCTTGGATCTGCCTAGCATTCTCTGCACCAGTAGCAGCAGCAACAGCAGTATTCTTGATCTACCCCATCGGACAAGGTTCCTTCTCTGACGGAATGCCCTTGGGTATCTCCGGAACATTCAACTTCATGATCGTGTTCCAAGCAGAACACAACATCCTGATGCACCCCTTCCACATGTTAGGAGTGGCTGGTGTATTCGGCGGTTCTTTGTTCTCCGCAATGCACGGTTCTCTAGTAACTTCTTCCTTAGTTCGTGAAACAACCGAGAACGAATCACAAAACTACGGTTACAAATTCGGACAAGAAGAAGAAACCTACAACATCGTAGCGGCACACGGTTACTTCGGACGCTTAATCTTCCAATACGCATCCTTCAACAACAGCCGTTCCTTGCACTTCTTCTTAGCTGCATGGCCTGTAATCGGTATTTGGTTTACCGCGTTGGGCGTAAGCACAATGGCGTTCAACCTCAACGGTTTCAACTTCAACCAGTCCATCATCGACTCACAAGGTCGTGTGATCAACACCTGGGCTGACATCATCAACCGCGCTAACTTGGGTATGGAAGTCATGCACGAGCGTAACGCTCACAACTTCCCCTTAGACTTAGCTGCTGGTGAAGTTGCTCCTGTTGCACAAAGCGCTCCTGCTATCCACGGTTAA